Below is a window of Veillonella rodentium DNA.
TATAGAGGTTTATGAACTTCACGTTGCCCCGGAGGATATGGGCAAAGTTATCGGAAAACAAGGACGCATAGCAAAGGCCATACGTTCCGTTGTTAAAGCGGCGGCTATTAAAGAGAACAAAAAAATATCTGTTGATATTGTGTAAAAGGGAGTAATCAGAATGGAAGAAATAACATTACGTGTCCCTGTAGCAGTAAAAGCAAAAGTAACAGAAGACTTGAAAGCGAAGATTACAGCAGATCTTGAAACTCGCCTGGATATGGTGAATAAAGATTTGGAACAAATCGAGTTTCAGGCGCAACGTATTTTAGCTGATGCGGCTAAAGTTGATGCCACAAGTCTTACTGCGATTCGTCAACAAATCGACGAAGAGAAAAACAAACGCTTGGCTTTCAAAGAAGAAGTAACAGCTAAATTGAAAGAGGCTCAAGAATTAAGCTTGGGAACTGAAATTACTCAAGGCACATTGGAGCAAACGGTTACCGTTAAACTCGGGGATGATTTGGATGCCTTGATGGGCGCTGAAATCCTATTAGAAGACGGTAAAATCGTTGCGTTTCGTCAATAATGAAGCATAACGATTTCATCACAATAGGTGTTATCATCGCCCCGCACGGCGTGCGGGGTGATCTTCGTATTATGCCTCGAACCGACTTTCCTGAGCGGTTTATGAATATGGATGCCTGTTACATCGATGGTAAAGAATACCACGTTGCATCCGCCCGCTTTCACAAGCAATATGTATTAGCATCCTTTAAGGAAATTCCGGACCGTAATGCGGCTGAATTATTCAGTAAGAAAGAAATTCAAGTTCGCCGTGAGGATCTGGTGGAATTGCCTGAGGGTCGTTATTACATTTTTGATATTATCGGTCTTGAGGTACAAGATACAAAGGGAAATGTGCTCGGCACGGTGACTGATGTGTTGCAGCCCGGTGCTAATGATGTATATGTGGTTTCCAAAGAAGGGGAACCGGATCAATTGTTTGCGGCTATAGAGGATGTTATTAAGGACATCGATATGGACCGACAGTTGATGATCGTAGATCCGCCTGAATGGATATAATCCTTTGGGCGGCTTTGCTTTATCCATATATAGGTGTTTTATGGTGAAAGCAGACTGTATGAGGCTGCACAATCATCGGCTATATGGTCAATACATCATGAAATAGCTATATGTAGATAGAGTATAATATTATGATAGAGTATGTAGATGGACGCCTTAAAGGGTGTGTATGAAGTATATGTATAATCGAAGGTATAAGCTGATTCAAGGAAATCTTATATGAATTTGACGTACATTAAATCTTGTGTGTATTGATAAAGGGGGCACCATGAGAATCGATATCGTATCATTATTTCCCGAATTTTTTGATGCCTTTTTTAGTCATTCCATCATCAAGCGGGCTATCGAGGCGGAACGGTTATCCATGGGCGTGACGAATCCTCGAGAATTCAGTCATAATAAACATGGCCAGGTGGATGATACGCCATACGGTGGCGGGGCGGGTATGCTCATGATGGCGCCTCCTATTTTTGAGGCTGTTGAATC
It encodes the following:
- a CDS encoding KH domain-containing protein — protein: MVELISLIAKSLVKQPDAVSVTMVQKGNIEVYELHVAPEDMGKVIGKQGRIAKAIRSVVKAAAIKENKKISVDIV
- a CDS encoding YlqD family protein — protein: MEEITLRVPVAVKAKVTEDLKAKITADLETRLDMVNKDLEQIEFQAQRILADAAKVDATSLTAIRQQIDEEKNKRLAFKEEVTAKLKEAQELSLGTEITQGTLEQTVTVKLGDDLDALMGAEILLEDGKIVAFRQ
- the rimM gene encoding ribosome maturation factor RimM (Essential for efficient processing of 16S rRNA); its protein translation is MKHNDFITIGVIIAPHGVRGDLRIMPRTDFPERFMNMDACYIDGKEYHVASARFHKQYVLASFKEIPDRNAAELFSKKEIQVRREDLVELPEGRYYIFDIIGLEVQDTKGNVLGTVTDVLQPGANDVYVVSKEGEPDQLFAAIEDVIKDIDMDRQLMIVDPPEWI